The Lampris incognitus isolate fLamInc1 chromosome 17, fLamInc1.hap2, whole genome shotgun sequence genome contains a region encoding:
- the atpaf2 gene encoding ATP synthase mitochondrial F1 complex assembly factor 2 isoform X1: MFRGLVRFPSRLWGPALSLGKDCSKGPLAPLPITRSAHSAATSERRKFYEDVSISQGEGGLYEINLDRRKLKTPGGKLFTVPNEALAIAVATEWDAQRDTLKFYTMHLTTLCNTAIDNPTQRDKDQMINAALKFLETDTICYRVDEPPGLVELMNNEWEPVLRWIEKRYDVVIGSSSSILGPEIPESTKETFRQHLNSYNFWSLTGLEYVITQLKSVVLSFGLIDRRLTVEQAVLLSRLEEEYQIQRWGNVEWAHDYDMYELRARTAAGALFLYLSSETSTVKRKLLQD; the protein is encoded by the exons ATGTTCAGGGGACTGGTGAGATTTCCCAGTCGTCTTTGGGGACCTGCTCTTTCCCTTGGCAAGGACTGCTCAAAAggtccgctggcccccctccccatCACTCGCAGCGCCCACTCGGCCGCCACCTCGG AGAGGAGGAAGTTTTATGAGGATGTCAGCATATCCCAGGGAGAAG GTGGCCTGTATGAGATCAACCTCGACCGGAGGAAACTGAAGACACCAGGTGGGAAGCTGTTCACGGTGCCAAATGAAGCTCTGGCCATCGCCGTGGCAACGGAGTGGGACGCACAGAGGGACACGCTCAAGTTTTACACCATGCACTTG ACCACTCTGTGCAACACTGCTATAGATAACCCCACACAGCGGGACAAGGACCAGATGATCAACGCTGCACTCAAATTCTTGGAGACTGATACAATCTG CTACAGAGTGGACGAGCCTCCGGGTTTGGTTGAGCTGATGAACAACGAATGGGAACCGGTGCTGCGCTGGATTGAGAAAAG ATATGATGTCGTCATCGGCTCTTCCTCCAGCATACTGGGTCCAGAGATCCCGGAGTCCACCAAGGAAACATTTCGACAGCATCTCAACTCCTACAACTTCTGGTCCCTGACAG GACTGGAATATGTGATCACCCAGTTGAAGTCAGTGGTGCTCTCCTTTGGACTGATTGACAGACGCTTGACTGTTGAACAGGCTGTACTGCTTTCCAGGCTGGAGGAAGAATACCAA ATTCAGCGTTGGGGGAACGTGGAGTGGGCCCACGACTATGACATGTACGAGCTGAGGGCACGGACAGCTGCCGGAGCCCTGTTTCTCTATCTGTCGTCAGAGACTTCCACCGTCAAACGCAAACTCCTACAGGACTAA
- the atpaf2 gene encoding ATP synthase mitochondrial F1 complex assembly factor 2 isoform X2, with protein MKGLVRFPSRLWGPALSLGKDCSKGPLAPLPITRSAHSAATSERRKFYEDVSISQGEGGLYEINLDRRKLKTPGGKLFTVPNEALAIAVATEWDAQRDTLKFYTMHLTTLCNTAIDNPTQRDKDQMINAALKFLETDTICYRVDEPPGLVELMNNEWEPVLRWIEKRYDVVIGSSSSILGPEIPESTKETFRQHLNSYNFWSLTGLEYVITQLKSVVLSFGLIDRRLTVEQAVLLSRLEEEYQIQRWGNVEWAHDYDMYELRARTAAGALFLYLSSETSTVKRKLLQD; from the exons ATGAA GGGACTGGTGAGATTTCCCAGTCGTCTTTGGGGACCTGCTCTTTCCCTTGGCAAGGACTGCTCAAAAggtccgctggcccccctccccatCACTCGCAGCGCCCACTCGGCCGCCACCTCGG AGAGGAGGAAGTTTTATGAGGATGTCAGCATATCCCAGGGAGAAG GTGGCCTGTATGAGATCAACCTCGACCGGAGGAAACTGAAGACACCAGGTGGGAAGCTGTTCACGGTGCCAAATGAAGCTCTGGCCATCGCCGTGGCAACGGAGTGGGACGCACAGAGGGACACGCTCAAGTTTTACACCATGCACTTG ACCACTCTGTGCAACACTGCTATAGATAACCCCACACAGCGGGACAAGGACCAGATGATCAACGCTGCACTCAAATTCTTGGAGACTGATACAATCTG CTACAGAGTGGACGAGCCTCCGGGTTTGGTTGAGCTGATGAACAACGAATGGGAACCGGTGCTGCGCTGGATTGAGAAAAG ATATGATGTCGTCATCGGCTCTTCCTCCAGCATACTGGGTCCAGAGATCCCGGAGTCCACCAAGGAAACATTTCGACAGCATCTCAACTCCTACAACTTCTGGTCCCTGACAG GACTGGAATATGTGATCACCCAGTTGAAGTCAGTGGTGCTCTCCTTTGGACTGATTGACAGACGCTTGACTGTTGAACAGGCTGTACTGCTTTCCAGGCTGGAGGAAGAATACCAA ATTCAGCGTTGGGGGAACGTGGAGTGGGCCCACGACTATGACATGTACGAGCTGAGGGCACGGACAGCTGCCGGAGCCCTGTTTCTCTATCTGTCGTCAGAGACTTCCACCGTCAAACGCAAACTCCTACAGGACTAA